From Camelus dromedarius isolate mCamDro1 chromosome 2, mCamDro1.pat, whole genome shotgun sequence, one genomic window encodes:
- the NFKBIZ gene encoding NF-kappa-B inhibitor zeta isoform X2: MGVGRQQRGPFQGVRVKNSVKELLLHIRSHKQKASGQASDDFKAQGVNREQFTELKNTVSYSGKRKGPDSLSDGPVCKRSTFLHTQFLTPPQTPTPAESMEDVHHNESKQESSADLLQNIINIKNECSPVSLNTVQVSWMSPVGVPQSSPHEQCQDFHGGQVFSPPQKYQPFQVSSSPPMVEQAAMYQYSPQSQTVQPPPQHYTHNPTLEYSPYSRTSLSPSYEPNFFDDQEPQFCLNQSFASLLNDPRESEIIAVPTQTSPSVQQPNDAPLQNFHMMPHGACEALAGHGATPAPLSMALPFQNIVGNPMNTTQLGKSFFQWQVEQEESKLVNISQDQFLSKDADGDTFLHIAVAQGRRALSYVLARKMNALHMLDIKEHNGQSAFQVAVAANQHLIVQDLVNLGAQVNTTDCWGRTPVHVCAEKGHSQVLQAIQKGAVKSHQFVDLEATNYDGLTPLHCAVLAHNAVVHELQRNQQPHSPEVQELLLKNKSLVETIKCLIQMGAAVEAKDRKSGRTALHLAAEEANLELIRLFLELPSCLSFVNTKAYNGNTALHVAASLQYRVTQLDAVRLLMRKGADPSTRNLENEQPVHLVPDGPVGEQIRRILKGKSIQQRAPPH, translated from the exons ATGGGGGTTGGAAGGCAGCAAAGAGGACCCTTTCAAGGTGTTCGTGTGAAGAACTCAGTGAAGGAACTCCTGCTGCACATCCGAAGTCATAAACAGAAGGCCTCTGGCCAAGCCAGTGATGACTTCAAG gcaCAGGGTGTGAACAGAGAGCAATTCACAG AATTGAAGAACACAGTATCATAtagtggaaaaaggaaaggaccTGACTCACTGTCTGATGGACCAGTTTGCAAAAGATCAACTTTTTTACATACCCAGTTTTTG ACACCACCTCAAACACCCACACCCGCAGAGAGCATGGAAGATGTTCATCACAATGAATCCAAACAGGAGAGCAGTGCCGATCTGCTTCAGAACATTATCAACATTAAGAATGAATGCAGCCCGGTGTCCCTGAATACTGTCCAAGTTAGTTGGATGAGCCCTGTGGGGGTCCCTCAGAGCTCCCCCCACGAGCAGTGTCAGGACTTCCACGGAGGGCAGGTCTTCTCTCCACCTCAGAAATACCAGCCGTTCCAAGTCAGCAGCTCCCCGCCCATGGTGGAGCAGGCTGCCATGTACCAGTACTCCCCACAGAGCCAGACCGTGCAGCCGCCGCCGCAGCACTACACCCACAACCCGACTCTGGAATACAGTCCTTATTCCAGAACGTCCCTGTCCCCCAGCTATGAACCAAACTTCTTTGATGATCAAGAACCACAGTTCTGCCTGAACCAAAGTTTTGCGTCCCTTCTAAATGATCCCAGGGAATCTGAGATTATCGCTGTTCCCACTCAGACCTCCCCCAGTGTTCAGCAGCCAAATGACGCGCCCCTACAAAACTTCCACATGATGCCACACGGTGCGTGTGAGGCCCTGGCGGGGCATGGTGCCACCCCTGCCCCTTTAAGCATGGCACTGCCGTTCCAGAACATCGTTGGAAATCCAATGAACACCACACAGTTAGGAAAGTCATTTTTCCAGTGGCAAGTAGAGCAGGAGGAAAGCAAATTGGTGAATATCTCCCAAGACCAGTTTCTTTCCAAGGATGCAGATGGTGACAC GTTCCTCCACATTGCTGTTGCCCAAGGGAGAAGGGCACTTTCCTATGTCCTTGCAAGAAAGATGAATGCTCTTCACATGCTGGATATTAAAGAACACAATGGGCAG AGTGCCTTTCAGGTGGCAGTGGCTGCCAATCAGCACCTCATTGTGCAGGATCTGGTGAACCTCGGGGCCCAGGTGAACACCACTGACTGCTGGGGCAGAACCCCTGTGCACGTTTGTGCGGAGAAGGGCCACTCCCAGGTGCTCCAG GCAATTCAGAAGGGAGCAGTGAAGAGCCATCAGTTCGTGGATCTTGAGGCAACTAACTATGATG GCCTGACTCCTCTGCACTGTGCAGTTTTGGCCCACAATGCTGTGGTGCACGAACTCCAGAGAAATCAGCAGCCGCATTCACCTGAAGTTCAGGAGCTTTTACTGAAGAATAAGAGTCTCGTTGAAACCATTAAGTGTCTGATTCAAATGGGAGCAGCAGTGGAAGCCAAG GATCGTAAAAGTGGCCGCACAGCCCTGCATTTGGCAGCTGAAGAAGCAAATCTGGAACTCATTCGCCTCTTTTTGGAACTGCCTAGTTGCCTGtcttttgtgaacacaaag GCTTACAATGGAAACACTGCCCTCCATGTCGCTGCCAGTCTGCAGTATCGGGTGACGCAGCTGGATGCCGTCCGCCTGCTGATGAGGAAGGGGGCAGACCCAAGCACTCGGAACCTGGAGAACGAACAGCCAGTGCACTTGGTTCCTGATGGCCCTGTGGGAGAACAG ATCCGCCGTATCCTGAAGGGGAAGTCCATTCAGCAGAGAGCCCCACCACACTAG